In a genomic window of Meriones unguiculatus strain TT.TT164.6M chromosome 8, Bangor_MerUng_6.1, whole genome shotgun sequence:
- the Entpd2 gene encoding ectonucleoside triphosphate diphosphohydrolase 2, with protein sequence MAEKLVSLLPPLLLAAVGLAGLLLLCVQTQDVREPPALKYGIVLDAGSSHTSMFVYKWPADKENDTGIVGQHSSCNVEGGGISSYANDPSRAGQSLVECLEQALQDVPKDRHASTPLYLGATAGMRLLNLTSPEATARVLEAVTQTLTRYPFDFRGARILSGQDEGVFGWVTANYLQENFIKYAWVGRWIRPRKETLGAMDLGGASTQITFEMISSSEDPDSEVHLRLYGQHYHVYTHSFLCYGRDQVLQRLLASALQIHHFHPCWPKGYSTQLLLQEVYQSPCTRDQRPQTFNSSATVSLSGTSNAALCRNLVSGLFNFSSCPFSQCSFNGVFQPPVTGNFIAFSAFYYIVDFLKTVMGLPVGTLQQLEAATEIICNQTWAELQARVPRQDTRLADYCAGAMFIHQLLSRGYGFDERSFKRVVFQKKAADTAIGWALGYMLNLTNLIPADLPGRRKGTHFSSWVALLLLFAVLILAALILLLRQVRSAKSPGAL encoded by the exons ATGGCCGAAAAGTTGGTGTCACTATTGCCACCCCTGCTGCTGGCTGCGGTGGGCCTCGCCGGCCTCCTGTTGCTGTGCGTCCAAACCCAAGACGTCCGGGAGCCGCCCGCCCTCAAG TATGGCATTGTTCTGGATGCTGGCTCTTCACACACATCCATGTTTGTCTACAAGTGGCCAGCAGACAAGGAAAATGACACAGGTATCGTGGGCCAGCACAGCTCTTGTAATGTTGAAG GTGGGGGCATCTCCAGCTATGCAAATGACCCTTCTAGGGCAGGCCAGAGTCTGGTTGAATGTCTTGAGCAGGCACTTCAGGATGTGCCCAAAGACAGACATGCCAGCACACCACTCTATCTGGGAGCTACAGCAGGCATGCGCCTCCTCAA CCTGACCAGCCCAGAGGCCACAGCCAGGGTGCTTGAGGCAGTGACACAGACGCTCACACGGTACCCCTTTGACTTCCGTGGTGCTCGCATCCTTTCAGGACAGGATGAAGGGGTGTTTGGCTGGGTGACTGCCAACTACCTGCAGGAGAACTTCATCAAG TATGCCTGGGTGGGCCGGTGGATCCGGCCAAGGAAGGAAACACTGGGGGCCATGGACCTTGGAGGTGCCTCAACACAGATCACCTTTGAGATGATCAGCTCATCTGAAGACCCAGACAGTGAGGTCCATCTGCGGCTCTATGGTCAGCACTACCATGTCTACACCCATAGCTTCCTCTGCTATGGTCGAGACCAGGTTCTCCAGAGGCTGCTGGCCAGTGCCCTCCAG ATCCATCACTTCCACCCCTGCTGGCCAAAGGGCTACTCCACCCAACTGCTGCTCCAGGAAGTCTACCAGTCACCATGCACTAGAGACCAACGCCCCCAGACCTTCAACAGCAGTGCCACTGTCAGCTTGTCTGGGACCAGCAATGCTGCCCTTTGTCGTAACCTAGTCTCTGGTCTCTTCAACTTTTCCTCCTGCCCCTTTTCCCAATGCTCCTTCAATGGGGTTTTCCAGCCCCCTGTGACTGGGAACTTCATA GCATTTTCTGCTTTCTACTATATTGTGGACTTCCTGAAGACAGTGATGGGGCTGCCTGTGGGAACCCTACAGCAGCTGGAGGCAGCCACAGAAATAATCTGCAACCAGACTTGGGCTGAG ctTCAGGCCCGAGTGCCAAGGCAGGACACCCGCCTGGCTGACTACTGCGCGGGAGCCATGTTCATACATCAGCTACTGAGCCGTGGCTACGGCTTCGACGAGCGCTCTTTCAAGAGAGTGGTCTTCCAAAAGAAA GCCGCAGACACAGCTATCGGTTGGGCGCTGGGCTACATGCTGAATTTAACCAACCTGATTCCCGCTGACCTCCCGGGACGACGTAAGGGAACTCACTTCAGCTCCTGGGTCGCTCTCCTTCTGCTCTTTGCGGTCCTGATCTTGGCGGCGCTGATCCTGCTCTTGCGCCAGGTGCGCTCTGCCAAGTCCCCAGGCGCCCTCTAG